TAGGTCACAGCATCATGAACAGCATTACTACAACGGGAGAACTGGGTTCCATACTTTCACAATGGAGGATGGCCCAAGACCAAGACCATATGCGGTACCTCCACCAAAGACTCCTGTGGTAATGTTATCAAGGCCACCCAATTCAGGACCAACAACTAATCTGCAACAGCAATTTGTGGGTCCTCCTATTCCACCTCCAAATTGGATTACTAGAGCACCTGATACCAACGGAATATATGCTAGGCATCAAGAAGTTGCAATTGGTGGAGCTTATGATAATAAGCACATGAAGAAGGTGTACCAAGTTAGAAGTCGGCAACCCCAAGATATGCCAGAGCACGGGAATCAATAGTGATTGTTGTGGAGTTTATTTGCCTTGTCACCGAAGTGCCCTCTTCTATTCCTTGGGTTGTTCCTCAAATTGGTACTCATCCGTTCAACAATGCCATAGTACGGAAATCATTTGCCATCGAAATGCAATGCGATAGGCTTACAATTGCTTATCAAAGCTTTGGATAGCACTTAAATAATTTTCTGCTGTGAAGGTGCTGCAGCCTGCAAAGAATTTTGTTCTGGCTTCACTAGACACGGGCAGTTGGAAAGGTGGGAGTGCTATAGTATATTCACAATGTTCTTGCTTTTCAAGTTCTaaacaaatactaaaaaatattgtataaacTTGTAATTGCTGTGTAGGGTAGCATGTATAAATCCAGCTGCGCTCAGTGGCACTTGTATTATCATGTACTACACCCAACTTTAATAGACAATCGTAAATTTGTAGTTgaaaaattagatttgttagattatatatattttttttcaaaattaagagTTAAAATGGGTACACTGTAAAATGtgtcaatcaattaaaattaattgttgatatAATTTAGAGTGCAATTGAGGTAAAAGTTGGTAGAATTAAGAGTTATGATTGGATTAGTGTAAACTGATTTATATTATTCCTATTCTTGTCTCTATTTCGGTGAAGTCAACAGACGATAGTCTGATTGGATTGATTTTACACCAAAATTGAAGAAGTAATTTGATCGACctagttttaatttaaataaatttccttttattgaattattaaaacgatttttgtataaaactgaagtattaaaattttacatgttaCACTCTGGTTAtcttgttaaaattaaattagagaTTAGGCTTGatcttttctataaaaaaaaaaaatgtaggaTATATCTCATTTAAAGAATTGAAATTAGTAAAATACTTGAAAAAGTAAATGTTATCGGTAATTTAAGTATCCGATATACTAGTTGACAAAGTCTTGTActtattttagatttattttaacaaaattatttcaaatttatccGAATTTCTGTTGTTCTGGTAACCATTCTCTGATCGCGATGTGGACTCGGAAGCACAAGATTTGCTGGTCCTGCCAGTGTTTTATATAAGAAGAGATATATGAATAAGAATCATCGAgaacaattatttataatttcccAGAATTATTAAATTGATACGATGATGCACTGCAAATTAATCaaccgaaaaaaaaaattacgatgcttgatatatcattaaaaataaaaaccctGTAGAAATAAACAAGTACAATTCGGTATCCTCTTGAGAAAGTGTTACTAAGCAATCAAATTCTACAAGATCTTATACAACAAGGAAACAAACGCTATGAGTCACAACTCAAATCCCAAGCTTGCACTACCATCGAAGAAGGAACTACTAACACTCATCacaccttttaagattatttgaTAAGAACGTGGTATTTGATTGATACATTATTAAACGAATTGTATAACTCATCCAAAGCAAGAAAAGCGTGTGCTAGCTTGAATCGAAAACAATaagaaagaaagataaagagCACATTCTTCTCATTGAGTAGTGACTACATACAATACATACATACATTCACATAACCCTTCGTCGATAAATACATATCCAATCCAACATAAACAAAAAGTTACCTTAGGCGAGTTGAAGAGAAACTATTGTAGGAAGTAACCGCCCAAAAAGAGAGCGAAGAAGAGCAACAAAGAGCCGTATATAAGGACGGTCTTCTGACCCGAGGTGAGGGAATTTCCCCCGAGTCCATATTGTTGGTTCTGCGCAAACCCTGCGATCTGAACGCTCTTGCTCTCGAAGAAACTCTGTGCGGCTCCGCACGTGGGACACCGCCAATCGTCCGGAAGCTTCTCGAACTGAAACCCCGGGGGAATCGGATACGAAGGATCGCCCACCGCCTCGTCGTATTTATACCCGCACGACCGGCACTCGTAGATGCCAGTGTTCAGAACCGCGAATTTCTCCTCCAGCCGCCGAGGGTCCAAGTTCTCCGCCTCGGGCGCCGGCTCCGGCGTCGGCGTAGGCGACGGCGACGGCGTGGTGTCTTCCTTGGAGACGTCGATGGAATTCACGGTCAATTTTCGGGGTTTGGTaaagagagaaggaagagaaTGAGGTTTCAATTTGGGTTTGGGTTTGAGAGAAAAGGTTGAGAAGTGGAGAGAGAAAGGTGATGGTGGAGTAACACAAGCCATTGTTAGTTGAAAGTTAGAGCCAGCCGTGAGTGACGGTTGGTTCTTCTGTGGAGGAGAAGACGAGAATAACCATAGTATATGCCCTTCCTCTTGGATAAGGTAtgcatttctttttttaattatcttctAATTTTCCCCTTTTCATAATtcatttcaataatattaataataataataataatctctGGGCTTCTTCTTCAGTTTCATTTGGGTCGCCTCTCTCTTTTTTCCTGCACTCCAcagttttcttctttcacaccCTCATTCAAGGTCAGTTTACTGTATTTCTCAATTCTTTTCCATTTCTACTTTTCTCTCAACTTAGTTTCTGAAACACAATTAAGacactaaaatcatattttaaatatttagtattttttaatttaaagaattattttgttttgatattttatcaGCTGCTCACTTGAAAAAGACATTTTCTACTTAGAACTGATCAACAAGCCAGCCATTATATAATTaccatgttttttttataaatattttcttttacattcaACACTGATaatttttgacattttattattattttcttttggtcACATGATTGGCGTCATTACTTGGTGAAGTGAAACTGTGCAATAAAAAACCTTTGCCGAAAAGAAATAGTGGATAAGGGATGAATTAATCATTGCGTGAATTTCAGCACATTACCTTCCTCTTTTGCTTTTCAcctattttttcagaaaaaaaggTGGAAAGTTAATCTACCTTAACGGAATCTTACCACTTCCAAACAACTGTACCAAGAGCATTAATGAtaaattgattctttttattGAAAGTTATTAAAAATTGCATTGCCATGAAATTGTATGAAGAGCATTCATTcagtactaataataataataatttaactgtTGTCTTGAAAAGATTTATTATGTTTATCCTAAATGAAtctgaataaataaataaatttcacttCTAAAATCAGAATCTACTTTAATTCCTCGTATCATTCAAAGAAACTCCGGTTTGAACTCTGAAATTGACCTATATTACTTTAATCCCTAATGCTAGTCGAATGATTAATTGACAGCTATCAGTTAATTCAACCCGTGTTAAAAGATCCAAATAGGTAATGTTCACCAAATTCAAGGGTTAACGGTTGTatgaaagatgaattttatGTTAAGGTGATTTTCAGAGCTTCAATTTACTCTGTATAGATCTCATCGTGTACattctttttacaattttttcctttaaaaaaagaaatttttaagatccaaattttaattaatattttattctcataTTGATGTTTtaagatagaaaaatattttttatttctataactCGGCAACTTGAATTTTATAATACACTATCTgctattaaaatattgttaaactCTAAAATGACAGGAATTGATTTGATGATCTGGCCCAAAAATAACTGAACATTCAATAACTATAAAACGAGCATTAAAACCAGAACTGACCATTGATGGTGATCAGAGATACAAACTGACCCATCTGAGACGTATTAAGAATCCAAAATTCAAAGAGCTTCGAGCCCCAACCGCTTGCAGCATATATGAATAGACCATTCCACTGTGCTTCTCATTCAACATTTAAACCTCTTTCAGATATTAAAATGCCAAATTTTACAATCCATGGAATAACAATAATGCAAAAGATAGTTAAAGTTGTGCATGTATCAAAGCGTCGAAACTGTAATAAGAAAGTACCGAGGAAGATCATTCCAGAATTAAGAACGGACTACTTTTGCATCTTTTACAACATATCATGGTTCAAAGCCAACACTCAGCACCAATTATTTCCATCTGTTCTGTACATGTATGAGATCATTGAAGATTAAAGGAACATAAAACCGACTAAAatgtaaacattttattttaattgacaaaTGCTCTACCGAATCAGCGAAAAATAAAACACTAGTTACCACTTACTAGTTACTAGCTAAGTGCTAAGCTATGAGTATGAAGCAAATTACGAGGCAAATCTTGGTGTGATGAAGTGAACATGAAGAGGAGAACTCCAATCACTCACTACAAAAAGGAAACGAAGAACAAACTAAAAGGCGTGTGTGCTCAaactcctcctcctcctcctccaccaccgGACCGCAACTCCTCCATCGCAGCTTTGATCTGATCCTGCACCAGCTCCAACCGCTTCGAGTACACTTCCAACTCCAATATCTGTTGCTTCCTCCATTTCTCATCCACCAATTCTCCACCACCATAACTCAAATTCATCAGAGGCATAGGGTTTAAATTGAAGGAAACTCCTCTCCCACCGAAcgctcctcctcctcctcctatcGCTCCCACCAACTCCCTCACCACCGGCGACAGACAACTCCTCACCGTCTCCTCAATCAAACTCGGTATGTTATTGCTATAACCACTGTTATGATTgttattagtagtagtagtagcgGTAGTGTTAGTAGCAGTAGCAGTAGGAGTAAC
This portion of the Vigna unguiculata cultivar IT97K-499-35 chromosome 6, ASM411807v1, whole genome shotgun sequence genome encodes:
- the LOC114187723 gene encoding uncharacterized protein LOC114187723, with translation MACVTPPSPFSLHFSTFSLKPKPKLKPHSLPSLFTKPRKLTVNSIDVSKEDTTPSPSPTPTPEPAPEAENLDPRRLEEKFAVLNTGIYECRSCGYKYDEAVGDPSYPIPPGFQFEKLPDDWRCPTCGAAQSFFESKSVQIAGFAQNQQYGLGGNSLTSGQKTVLIYGSLLLFFALFLGGYFLQ